One stretch of Lemur catta isolate mLemCat1 chromosome 2, mLemCat1.pri, whole genome shotgun sequence DNA includes these proteins:
- the TREM2 gene encoding triggering receptor expressed on myeloid cells 2 isoform X2 — protein sequence MGPLWLLLLLLTTELARAHNTTVFLGVAGQSLQVSCPYDSLKHWGRRKAWCRQLGEEGPCQRVVSTHNVWLLSFLKRRNGSTAIADDALGGTLTVTLRNLQAHDTGLYQCQSLHGSEADTLRKVLVEVLADPLDAGDLWVPEESESLEDVRVEHSIARSTSAGETPFPPASILLLLACIFLIKFLAASTLWAAAWRGRRPGTRPASGLDCGGDPGQQLQELTGLRDP from the exons ATGGGGCCTCTCTGgctgctcctcctgctcctcaccACAG AGCTGGCCCGAGCCCACAACACCACCGTGTTCCTGGGCGTGGCGGGCCAGTCCCTGCAGGTGTCCTGCCCCTATGACTCCCTGAAGCACTGGGGGAGGCGCAAGGCCTGGTGCCGCCAGCTGGGCGAGGAGGGCCCGTGCCAGCGTGTGGTCAGCACACACAACGTGTGGCTGCTGTCCTTCCTGAAGAGGCGAAACGGGAGCACGGCCATCGCAGACGACGCCCTGGGCGGCACCCTCACCGTCACACTGCGCAATCTTCAAGCCCACGACACGGGCCTCTACCAGTGCCAGAGCCTCCATGGCAGTGAGGCCGACACCCTCAGGAAGGTCCTGGTGGAGGTGCTGGCAG ACCCCCTGGACGCTGGAGATCTCTGGGTCCCTGAGGAGTCCGAGAGCTTGGAAGATGTCCGCGTGGAGCACAGCATCGCCAG GAGCACCTCGGCAGGAGAGACCCCCTTCCCACCCGCATCCATCCTTCTCCTCCTGGCCTGCATCTTCCTCATCAAGTTCCTGGCAGCCAGCACCCTCTGGGCTGCGGCCTGGCGTGGGCGGAGGCCGGGGACACGTCCAGCCAGTGGACTGGACTGTGGCGGTGACCCAGGGCAGCAGCTCCAGGAGCTGACAG GGCTGAGAGACCCTTGA
- the TREML1 gene encoding trem-like transcript 1 protein isoform X3, with amino-acid sequence MGPHLLLLLLLGLEGQGSADSHPEVLQAPVGSSIRVQCRYRPQDVKARKVWCRVSPEGCQPLVSSGVDRTAPGSRHTFLTDLGGGLLQVEMVTLQEEDAGEYSCMVHGAAGPETVHRVSLEVLPPVPGLREEEEEAEEEEETHKMGSLAEDPFPAPAGSASPSEPSQDEKSIPLIWGAVLLLGLLVAAVVLFAVMAKRKGPLFGGPPHQ; translated from the exons ATGGGCCCTcacctgctcctgctgctgctcctgggacTGGAAG GTCAGGGCTCAGCTGACAGCCACCCCGAGGTGCTGCAGGCCCCCGTGGGGAGCTCCATTCGGGTGCAGTGCCGCTACCGGCCTCAGGACGTCAAGGCTCGCAAGGTGTGGTGCCGGGTCTCGCCAGAGGGGTGCCAGCCCCTGGTGTCCTCAGGTGTGGATCGCACAGCCCCAGGGAGCAGGCACACATTTCTCACCGACCTGGGTGGGGGCCTGCTGCAGGTGGAAATGGTCACCCTGCAGGAGGAGGATGCCGGGGAGTACAGCTGCATGGTGCATGGAGCCGCGGGGCCCGAGACTGTGCACAGAGTCTCTCTGGAGGTGCTCCCTCCAG TTCCTGgcctgagagaggaggaggaggaggcagaggaggaggaagagacacaTAAGATGGGCAGCCTGGCTGAGgaccccttcccagcccctgcaggCAGTGCCAGCCCTTCAGAACCCAGCCAGGATGAGAAGAG CATCCCCTTGATCTGGGGTGCCGTGCTCCTGTTGGGCCTCCTGGTGGCGGCAGTGGTGCTGTTTGCTGTGATGGCCAAAAGGAAAG GGCCCCTCTTCGGTGGTCCACCACATCAGTGA
- the TREM2 gene encoding triggering receptor expressed on myeloid cells 2 isoform X1, which yields MGPLWLLLLLLTTELARAHNTTVFLGVAGQSLQVSCPYDSLKHWGRRKAWCRQLGEEGPCQRVVSTHNVWLLSFLKRRNGSTAIADDALGGTLTVTLRNLQAHDTGLYQCQSLHGSEADTLRKVLVEVLADPLDAGDLWVPEESESLEDVRVEHSIARSTSAGETPFPPASILLLLACIFLIKFLAASTLWAAAWRGRRPGTRPASGLDCGGDPGQQLQELTDCCRAERPLREEDGRRSPGQVRPGPTPAGTLALRLRRLLVLPWQEAALPAPCLSWLLEAGLVCMGVGWGVGKIICQPPSIAH from the exons ATGGGGCCTCTCTGgctgctcctcctgctcctcaccACAG AGCTGGCCCGAGCCCACAACACCACCGTGTTCCTGGGCGTGGCGGGCCAGTCCCTGCAGGTGTCCTGCCCCTATGACTCCCTGAAGCACTGGGGGAGGCGCAAGGCCTGGTGCCGCCAGCTGGGCGAGGAGGGCCCGTGCCAGCGTGTGGTCAGCACACACAACGTGTGGCTGCTGTCCTTCCTGAAGAGGCGAAACGGGAGCACGGCCATCGCAGACGACGCCCTGGGCGGCACCCTCACCGTCACACTGCGCAATCTTCAAGCCCACGACACGGGCCTCTACCAGTGCCAGAGCCTCCATGGCAGTGAGGCCGACACCCTCAGGAAGGTCCTGGTGGAGGTGCTGGCAG ACCCCCTGGACGCTGGAGATCTCTGGGTCCCTGAGGAGTCCGAGAGCTTGGAAGATGTCCGCGTGGAGCACAGCATCGCCAG GAGCACCTCGGCAGGAGAGACCCCCTTCCCACCCGCATCCATCCTTCTCCTCCTGGCCTGCATCTTCCTCATCAAGTTCCTGGCAGCCAGCACCCTCTGGGCTGCGGCCTGGCGTGGGCGGAGGCCGGGGACACGTCCAGCCAGTGGACTGGACTGTGGCGGTGACCCAGGGCAGCAGCTCCAGGAGCTGACAG ACTGTTGCAGGGCTGAGAGACCCTTGAGAGAAGAGGATGGGAGGAGAAGCCCAGGACAGGTCCGGCCAGGGCCCACCCCAGCGGGCACACTCGCCCTTCGGCTACGGAGACTCCTGGTTCTGCCCTGGCAGGAGGCCGCTCTGCCCGCGCCCTGCTTGTCCTGGCTGCTGGAAGCAGGACTTGTGTGTatgggggttgggtggggggtTGGGAAGATCATCTGTCAGCCTCCGAGCATTGCACATTAA
- the TREML1 gene encoding trem-like transcript 1 protein isoform X2, with amino-acid sequence MGPHLLLLLLLGLEGQGSADSHPEVLQAPVGSSIRVQCRYRPQDVKARKVEMVTLQEEDAGEYSCMVHGAAGPETVHRVSLEVLPPVPGLREEEEEAEEEEETHKMGSLAEDPFPAPAGSASPSEPSQDEKSIPLIWGAVLLLGLLVAAVVLFAVMAKRKGNRLGVCGRLQSSPVSGMGPSSVVHHISDSGLAAELPSDVPYVRLDSPPSFDNTTYTSLPLDPPSEKPPPPAPPSLPPLPAKVLISSNPVTYATVVFPGGDKGGGASCEPAQDPPDSQTASS; translated from the exons ATGGGCCCTcacctgctcctgctgctgctcctgggacTGGAAG GTCAGGGCTCAGCTGACAGCCACCCCGAGGTGCTGCAGGCCCCCGTGGGGAGCTCCATTCGGGTGCAGTGCCGCTACCGGCCTCAGGACGTCAAGGCTCGCAAG GTGGAAATGGTCACCCTGCAGGAGGAGGATGCCGGGGAGTACAGCTGCATGGTGCATGGAGCCGCGGGGCCCGAGACTGTGCACAGAGTCTCTCTGGAGGTGCTCCCTCCAG TTCCTGgcctgagagaggaggaggaggaggcagaggaggaggaagagacacaTAAGATGGGCAGCCTGGCTGAGgaccccttcccagcccctgcaggCAGTGCCAGCCCTTCAGAACCCAGCCAGGATGAGAAGAG CATCCCCTTGATCTGGGGTGCCGTGCTCCTGTTGGGCCTCCTGGTGGCGGCAGTGGTGCTGTTTGCTGTGATGGCCAAAAGGAAAG GGAACAGGCTTGGTGTGTGTGGCCGACTCCAGAGCAGCCCAGTTTCAGGCATG GGCCCCTCTTCGGTGGTCCACCACATCAGTGACTCTGGACTGGCTGCTGAATTGCCTTCGGATGTACCATATGTTAGGCTCGACTCTCCACCTTCCTTTGACAATACTACCTACACCAGTTTACCTCTTGATCCCCCATCAGAGAAacctccacctccagccccaccctcatTGCCCCCTCTACCTGCGAAAGTCCTAATCTCCTCCAACCCTGTAACATATGCCACAGTCGTCTTCCCAGGAGGGGACAAGGGTGGAGGGGCCTCCTGTGAGCCAGCCCAGGATCCACCTGACAGTCAAACTGCATCCAGCTAA
- the TREML1 gene encoding trem-like transcript 1 protein isoform X1: MGPHLLLLLLLGLEGQGSADSHPEVLQAPVGSSIRVQCRYRPQDVKARKVWCRVSPEGCQPLVSSGVDRTAPGSRHTFLTDLGGGLLQVEMVTLQEEDAGEYSCMVHGAAGPETVHRVSLEVLPPVPGLREEEEEAEEEEETHKMGSLAEDPFPAPAGSASPSEPSQDEKSIPLIWGAVLLLGLLVAAVVLFAVMAKRKGNRLGVCGRLQSSPVSGMGPSSVVHHISDSGLAAELPSDVPYVRLDSPPSFDNTTYTSLPLDPPSEKPPPPAPPSLPPLPAKVLISSNPVTYATVVFPGGDKGGGASCEPAQDPPDSQTASS; this comes from the exons ATGGGCCCTcacctgctcctgctgctgctcctgggacTGGAAG GTCAGGGCTCAGCTGACAGCCACCCCGAGGTGCTGCAGGCCCCCGTGGGGAGCTCCATTCGGGTGCAGTGCCGCTACCGGCCTCAGGACGTCAAGGCTCGCAAGGTGTGGTGCCGGGTCTCGCCAGAGGGGTGCCAGCCCCTGGTGTCCTCAGGTGTGGATCGCACAGCCCCAGGGAGCAGGCACACATTTCTCACCGACCTGGGTGGGGGCCTGCTGCAGGTGGAAATGGTCACCCTGCAGGAGGAGGATGCCGGGGAGTACAGCTGCATGGTGCATGGAGCCGCGGGGCCCGAGACTGTGCACAGAGTCTCTCTGGAGGTGCTCCCTCCAG TTCCTGgcctgagagaggaggaggaggaggcagaggaggaggaagagacacaTAAGATGGGCAGCCTGGCTGAGgaccccttcccagcccctgcaggCAGTGCCAGCCCTTCAGAACCCAGCCAGGATGAGAAGAG CATCCCCTTGATCTGGGGTGCCGTGCTCCTGTTGGGCCTCCTGGTGGCGGCAGTGGTGCTGTTTGCTGTGATGGCCAAAAGGAAAG GGAACAGGCTTGGTGTGTGTGGCCGACTCCAGAGCAGCCCAGTTTCAGGCATG GGCCCCTCTTCGGTGGTCCACCACATCAGTGACTCTGGACTGGCTGCTGAATTGCCTTCGGATGTACCATATGTTAGGCTCGACTCTCCACCTTCCTTTGACAATACTACCTACACCAGTTTACCTCTTGATCCCCCATCAGAGAAacctccacctccagccccaccctcatTGCCCCCTCTACCTGCGAAAGTCCTAATCTCCTCCAACCCTGTAACATATGCCACAGTCGTCTTCCCAGGAGGGGACAAGGGTGGAGGGGCCTCCTGTGAGCCAGCCCAGGATCCACCTGACAGTCAAACTGCATCCAGCTAA
- the LOC123632903 gene encoding trem-like transcript 4 protein, whose amino-acid sequence MAWGATRLPWPVLLVLLASASWAQETEFVSALEGEAVSVSCRYQRSQPWQVKSCCRQTRLGTCDIVVDSSRTVARQPRFSIRDNGSSGVFTVTMTKLRVKDSGTYWCGIYRPYEISVLKVIRLVVSRASTLPTTVSTRSTRRVTVLASATSPVTDSPPDNQKFITLDVAVAVAVLLLLVLTLALILVLYLRKARGRAGKDADDSHHIYDDLSVQKEETTDFAQQMVSGEDTGNICYASLIHLNHSSPEDSIYANTLPNLKPVPDPILSVEYASIAKSGPQSSKSATLEEGPGN is encoded by the exons ATGGCCTGGGGGGCCACACGCCTGCCCTGGCCTGTCCTGCTGgtgctcctggcctcag CTTCCTGGGCACAGGAGACAGAGTTTGTGTCTGCCCTGGAGGGTGAGGCGGTCTCTGTGAGTTGCCGGTACCAGCGATCCCAGCCTTGGCAGGTGAAAAGCTGCTGCAGGCAGACAAGACTCGGGACATGTGACATAGTCGTGGACAGTTCCAGGACGGTGGCTCGGCAGCCTCGCTTTTCCATCAGGGACAATGGCTCCTCTGGCGTCTTCACCGTCACCATGACTAAGCTCAGGGTAAAGGACTCAGGGACCTATTGGTGTGGAATCTACAGACCTTACGAGATCTCTGTTCTCAAAGTCATCCGTCTGGTGGTATCTCGAG CTTCAACACTCCCCACCACTGTGAGCACCAGGAGCACCAGGAGGGTAACGGTCCTGGCCTCTGCCACCAGCCCTGTCACTGACAG CCCCCCAGACAACCAGAAGTTCATCACCCTGGACGTGGCGGTGGCCGTGgctgtcctgctgctgctggtgctgaCGCTTGCCCTCATCTTGGTCCTGTACCTCAGGAAAGCCCGAGGAAGAGCCGGGAAAG ATGCGGATGACTCACACCACATCTACGATGACCTTTCAGTCCAGAAGGAGGAGACCACT GACTTTGCTCAGCAGATGGTCTCTGGTGAGGACACTGGGAATATCTGCTATGCCTCACTCATCCACCTAAACCACTCCAGCCCTGAGGACTCCATCTATGCCAACACCCTCCCCAATCTGAAGCCCGTGCCTGACCCCATTCTGTCTGTGGAATACGCCAGCATCGCTAAAAGTGGACCTCAGTCCTCCAAGTCAGCTACTCTAgaggaggggcctgggaactGA